From the Amycolatopsis thermoflava N1165 genome, one window contains:
- a CDS encoding universal stress protein has product MEEYGPAWSPGPFERGTDGPHVVLAGVDGSPSASRAGAYAAGLARRQRSRLVLVYVLAPTAWTGMASGYLAAAQEQAYEATIDEMRGPIRNLADEARLPITFIVRRGDAFTELRRAAVELHADLVVVGASESRGHRIVGSVANRLVRSGLWPVTVVP; this is encoded by the coding sequence GTGGAGGAGTACGGCCCGGCGTGGTCGCCGGGACCGTTCGAGCGCGGCACCGACGGGCCGCACGTCGTCCTCGCCGGCGTCGACGGCTCCCCCAGCGCGTCCCGGGCGGGCGCCTACGCGGCCGGGCTGGCGCGGCGGCAGCGGTCGCGGCTGGTGCTGGTGTACGTGCTGGCGCCGACGGCGTGGACCGGCATGGCGAGCGGCTACCTCGCGGCAGCCCAGGAGCAGGCCTACGAAGCGACGATCGACGAGATGCGCGGACCGATCCGCAATCTGGCCGACGAGGCCCGCCTGCCCATCACGTTCATCGTCCGCCGCGGCGACGCCTTCACGGAACTCCGCCGCGCGGCGGTCGAGCTGCACGCCGACCTCGTCGTGGTGGGCGCGTCGGAGAGCCGGGGCCACCGGATCGTCGGCTCGGTGGCGAACCGCCTCGTGCGATCCGGCCTGTGGCCGGTGACAGTGGTGCCCTGA
- a CDS encoding MFS transporter: MSSSPAVAVAARPRARLPHPVAFTAVAVIFVLFMAASSVPSPLYVVYQQEWGFSSMTLTVVFAVYVLGLIASLLVVGALSDHVGRRPVLAAAIVGEAVSLVLFLVAGDVSALFAARVVQGVATGAAMSVLGATLVDLNPPHAPGRAGVISSVAPTSGLALGALGCGALVQFAPAPTHLVYALLLAGMVVALLLTAGLPETSARRPGALASLTPRLGVPARLRPDLFALVPILISSWALGGLYLSLGPSVAAGLFGMSNHLVGGLVVTLLCGTGALTSLLLRRAQVGAVLQAGAALLAVGMGITLAGVLADVLALAAAGTVVSGVGFGASALASFGTLARLAAPAERGELFAVVYVVAYLAFSIPAVIAGFAATSAGLRPTAIVYGFAVGGLAVLAVIVQSVRAARR; the protein is encoded by the coding sequence ATGTCGAGTTCCCCCGCCGTCGCCGTCGCGGCACGTCCCAGAGCCCGGTTGCCGCACCCGGTGGCGTTCACGGCGGTCGCGGTGATCTTCGTGCTGTTCATGGCCGCCTCCAGTGTCCCGTCCCCGCTCTACGTCGTCTACCAGCAGGAATGGGGCTTCTCGTCGATGACGCTCACCGTGGTGTTCGCGGTGTACGTCCTGGGGTTGATCGCGTCGCTGCTGGTCGTCGGCGCACTGTCGGACCACGTCGGGCGGCGGCCGGTGCTGGCTGCGGCGATCGTCGGGGAAGCCGTCTCGCTCGTGCTGTTCCTGGTCGCCGGGGACGTCTCCGCGCTGTTCGCGGCGCGCGTCGTGCAGGGCGTCGCCACCGGTGCGGCCATGTCGGTGCTCGGCGCGACGCTGGTCGACCTGAACCCGCCGCACGCGCCTGGCCGCGCGGGCGTGATCAGCAGCGTCGCCCCGACGAGCGGGCTCGCCCTCGGCGCCCTGGGCTGCGGCGCGCTCGTCCAGTTCGCGCCCGCCCCGACGCACCTCGTCTACGCGCTCCTGCTCGCCGGCATGGTTGTCGCGCTACTGCTGACCGCCGGCCTGCCCGAGACCTCGGCCCGCCGCCCCGGCGCGCTGGCCTCGCTCACCCCACGGCTCGGCGTCCCGGCGCGGCTGCGGCCGGACCTGTTCGCGCTGGTGCCGATCCTGATCTCCAGCTGGGCTCTCGGCGGTCTCTACCTGTCGCTCGGGCCGTCGGTGGCGGCCGGGTTGTTCGGAATGTCCAACCACCTCGTCGGCGGGCTCGTCGTGACCCTGCTGTGCGGAACGGGCGCGCTGACCTCGCTGCTGCTGCGAAGGGCCCAGGTCGGCGCGGTGCTGCAGGCCGGCGCCGCGTTGCTGGCGGTCGGCATGGGCATCACCCTCGCGGGCGTGCTGGCGGACGTCCTCGCGCTCGCCGCCGCCGGGACGGTCGTGTCCGGGGTCGGGTTCGGGGCGTCGGCGCTGGCCAGCTTCGGCACGCTCGCGCGGCTCGCCGCGCCGGCCGAACGGGGCGAGCTGTTCGCGGTGGTCTACGTCGTGGCCTACCTCGCGTTCAGCATCCCGGCGGTGATCGCCGGCTTCGCGGCGACGTCGGCCGGGTTGCGGCCGACCGCGATCGTCTACGGGTTCGCCGTGGGCGGGCTGGCGGTGCTCGCGGTGATCGTCCAGTCGGTGCGCGCCGCGCGGAGGTGA
- a CDS encoding GNAT family N-acetyltransferase: MESPLITDRLVIRDWTADDAEAAFAIYGSEEVTHWLTPVMDRVGDVAAMRAVLQAWHEAQPNLPPPRGRWAMERRENGQVIGGLAIRLLPPYEEDLELSWQLHPDAWGHGYATEGSQALIRWAFTQDTDELFAVARPNNVRAIATAKRLGMQWVGETTKYYDLRLQVYRIRPGDLDDAPGT; encoded by the coding sequence ATGGAGTCGCCCCTGATCACCGACCGGCTGGTCATCCGTGACTGGACGGCCGACGACGCCGAGGCCGCCTTCGCGATCTACGGCTCGGAAGAGGTCACACACTGGCTGACCCCGGTGATGGACCGGGTCGGCGATGTCGCCGCGATGCGCGCGGTGCTGCAGGCCTGGCACGAGGCCCAGCCGAACCTGCCGCCGCCGCGCGGCCGCTGGGCCATGGAACGCCGGGAGAACGGCCAGGTCATCGGCGGCCTGGCCATCCGCCTGCTGCCGCCCTACGAGGAGGACCTCGAGCTCAGCTGGCAGCTGCACCCCGACGCGTGGGGGCATGGCTACGCCACCGAAGGCAGCCAGGCACTGATCCGGTGGGCGTTCACCCAGGACACCGACGAGCTGTTCGCCGTCGCGCGACCGAACAACGTTCGGGCGATCGCGACGGCGAAACGGCTCGGCATGCAGTGGGTCGGCGAGACCACCAAGTACTACGACCTGCGCCTGCAGGTCTACCGCATCCGCCCCGGCGACCTCGACGACGCGCCGGGGACTTGA
- a CDS encoding TetR/AcrR family transcriptional regulator, translating into MQVINEVQPDLGLSPAEEARRSQIIAATLATISELGYRRTSFARIKERAGLSSTRLIGYHFGTKAGLMQAVVTTAMSIRDRYLEERAGDTTDRAAMLRALIETEVTFVRDHPECVRVLREVAANADDPDGWPVAGPLLSGFRTGRIERLLTQGQREGAFGEFSAEVAARTIAQSIDGAIQAYTENPNLDLESYGRQLADFFEQAVAAKS; encoded by the coding sequence ATGCAGGTAATCAATGAGGTGCAGCCGGACCTGGGCCTGAGCCCGGCCGAGGAGGCGCGCCGTTCGCAGATCATCGCGGCGACCCTGGCGACGATCTCGGAGCTGGGGTACCGCCGGACGTCGTTCGCCCGCATCAAGGAGCGTGCGGGGCTGAGCAGCACGCGGTTGATCGGCTACCACTTCGGCACGAAGGCGGGGCTGATGCAGGCGGTGGTGACGACGGCCATGAGCATCCGGGACAGGTACCTGGAGGAGCGGGCCGGCGACACGACCGACCGGGCCGCGATGCTGCGCGCGTTGATCGAAACGGAGGTCACGTTCGTCCGCGACCACCCCGAGTGTGTGCGGGTGCTGCGCGAGGTGGCCGCGAACGCGGACGACCCGGACGGCTGGCCGGTGGCGGGCCCGTTGCTGAGCGGTTTCCGGACGGGCCGCATCGAGCGGCTACTGACCCAGGGTCAGCGGGAGGGCGCCTTCGGCGAGTTCTCGGCCGAGGTCGCGGCCCGCACGATCGCGCAGAGCATCGACGGCGCGATCCAGGCCTACACCGAAAACCCGAACCTGGACCTGGAGTCCTACGGGCGGCAACTGGCCGACTTCTTCGAACAGGCCGTGGCGGCGAAGAGCTGA
- a CDS encoding barstar family protein translates to MKIAELDGRRITDLASFHQQASELLDFGPYYGRNFNALWDRLSRDVERPVRIRWLHASTSRAALGKATFAKIVDIFERAAREDREYNALHRLEFELIDP, encoded by the coding sequence ATGAAGATCGCGGAGCTGGACGGCCGCCGGATCACCGACCTGGCCTCGTTCCACCAGCAGGCGTCCGAGTTGCTCGACTTCGGCCCGTACTACGGACGCAACTTCAACGCCCTCTGGGATCGCCTCAGCCGGGACGTCGAGCGACCGGTGCGGATCCGGTGGCTGCACGCGTCCACGAGCCGCGCTGCGCTCGGCAAGGCCACCTTCGCGAAGATCGTCGACATCTTCGAGCGCGCCGCACGGGAAGACCGCGAATACAACGCGCTGCACAGGCTGGAGTTCGAGCTGATCGACCCCTGA
- a CDS encoding TetR/AcrR family transcriptional regulator: protein MAAAFELVGEVGYAKLSIEGIAARAGVGKQTIYRWWPSKGAVLLDAFLMLSEGDGGGLPDTGDLEADLKTVLRATVKELADERFDLTMRALSSEIMHDPELARMYAERLDEPVRELKKERLRKAVEAGQLSDVDLDVAVDVIWGPVTVRWMQRGPLTVEFADQVVETALSGLRP from the coding sequence CTGGCTGCCGCGTTCGAATTGGTGGGTGAAGTCGGGTACGCGAAGCTGAGCATCGAAGGGATCGCCGCGCGAGCGGGCGTCGGGAAGCAGACGATCTACCGCTGGTGGCCCTCGAAGGGGGCGGTGCTGCTGGACGCGTTCCTGATGCTGTCCGAAGGGGACGGTGGCGGGCTGCCCGACACCGGTGACCTGGAGGCGGATCTGAAGACGGTGCTGCGCGCGACGGTCAAGGAGCTGGCCGACGAGCGCTTCGACCTCACGATGCGCGCGCTCAGCTCGGAGATCATGCACGATCCGGAGCTGGCGCGGATGTACGCGGAGCGGCTCGACGAGCCGGTGCGGGAGCTGAAGAAGGAGCGGCTGCGCAAGGCGGTGGAAGCCGGGCAGCTGTCCGATGTGGACCTGGATGTGGCGGTGGACGTGATCTGGGGGCCGGTGACGGTGCGGTGGATGCAGCGCGGGCCGCTCACGGTGGAGTTCGCGGACCAGGTGGTGGAGACGGCGTTGTCCGGGTTGCGACCCTGA
- a CDS encoding MarR family winged helix-turn-helix transcriptional regulator: protein METTAPERLRALPSWLLTQTAHHAHRLVTEGLSEAGARGYHYRLLAALEESGPTSQATLGRRSAIHLSDLVATINELADRDLVSREPDPADRRRNVITITPAGRRQLKRLDKQIARIQDDLLAPLSGAEREQLTALLSRLLRHHTEGA from the coding sequence ATGGAGACCACCGCCCCCGAGCGCCTGCGTGCCCTCCCCAGCTGGCTGCTCACGCAGACCGCGCACCACGCGCACCGGCTCGTCACCGAGGGCCTGTCCGAGGCCGGCGCCCGCGGCTACCACTACCGCCTGCTGGCCGCGCTGGAGGAGTCCGGGCCGACGAGCCAGGCCACACTGGGCCGCCGCAGCGCGATCCACCTCTCCGACCTGGTGGCGACCATCAACGAACTGGCCGACCGCGACCTGGTCAGCCGGGAGCCGGACCCGGCCGACCGCAGGCGCAACGTCATCACGATCACCCCCGCCGGCCGCAGGCAGCTCAAGCGCCTCGACAAGCAGATCGCGCGCATCCAGGACGACCTGCTCGCCCCGCTGAGCGGCGCGGAACGGGAGCAGCTGACCGCCCTGTTGTCCCGGCTGCTGCGCCACCACACCGAGGGCGCGTAA
- a CDS encoding epoxide hydrolase family protein codes for MTEKPFRIDIPQSALDDLAARLDRVRWLDELPGAGWDYGIPLARVRELAGRWRDGYDWRAQEALLNSFPQFTDEIDGQTVHYLHVRSPRADALPLVVTHGWPGSVVEFLDVIGPLSRDFHLVIPSIPGFGFSGRTAERGWDVARVARAWAELMRRLGYERYGAQGGDFGSAISQQLAAAAPDQVVGVHLNYLPTLPPSDGIAGLSEEDQRRLAHTKAYAANRPGYQVLHMTTPQTIAYALTDSPVGQLAWIAERFAKWTDPESRIPDDRLLTDVMLYWLTGTAGSAARLAKESTYVAQAGRPCPAPVGVAVFAHDITLSVRAVAEQRFDIRHWSEFDRGGHFAAMEVPDLFVEDVRKFFSTLA; via the coding sequence ATGACCGAGAAACCCTTCCGCATCGACATCCCGCAGTCCGCCCTCGACGACCTCGCCGCCCGCCTGGACCGCGTGCGCTGGCTCGACGAGCTGCCCGGCGCGGGCTGGGACTACGGCATCCCGCTCGCCCGGGTCCGCGAGCTGGCCGGCCGCTGGCGCGACGGTTACGACTGGCGCGCCCAGGAGGCACTGTTGAATTCGTTCCCGCAGTTCACCGACGAGATCGACGGGCAGACCGTGCACTACCTGCACGTGCGCTCGCCGCGGGCGGACGCTCTGCCGCTGGTCGTGACGCACGGCTGGCCCGGTTCGGTCGTCGAGTTCCTGGACGTGATCGGGCCGCTGTCACGCGACTTCCATCTGGTGATCCCGTCGATCCCGGGTTTCGGCTTCTCGGGGCGGACGGCCGAGCGGGGCTGGGACGTGGCGCGGGTGGCGCGCGCCTGGGCCGAGCTGATGCGCCGGCTGGGGTACGAGCGGTACGGCGCCCAGGGCGGCGATTTCGGCTCGGCGATCTCGCAGCAGCTCGCCGCCGCCGCGCCGGACCAGGTGGTGGGTGTGCACCTGAACTACCTGCCGACACTGCCGCCGTCCGACGGGATCGCCGGACTGTCCGAAGAGGATCAACGCAGGCTCGCCCACACGAAGGCGTACGCCGCGAACCGGCCCGGCTACCAGGTCCTGCACATGACCACGCCGCAGACGATCGCGTACGCCCTGACCGATTCCCCGGTCGGGCAGCTGGCGTGGATAGCCGAGCGGTTCGCGAAGTGGACCGACCCGGAGTCGCGCATCCCGGACGACCGCCTGCTGACGGACGTGATGCTGTACTGGCTGACCGGCACCGCGGGTTCGGCCGCCCGCCTGGCGAAGGAGAGTACGTACGTCGCCCAGGCAGGCCGCCCGTGCCCGGCGCCGGTCGGGGTGGCGGTCTTCGCGCACGACATCACCCTGTCGGTGCGCGCAGTCGCCGAACAGCGGTTCGACATCCGCCACTGGAGCGAGTTCGACAGAGGCGGCCACTTCGCGGCGATGGAGGTGCCCGACCTGTTCGTCGAGGACGTGCGCAAGTTCTTCAGCACGCTGGCTTGA
- a CDS encoding SDR family NAD(P)-dependent oxidoreductase: MTTTSPSRVWFITGASRGLGRAFTEAALDRGDRVVAASRTITAEATDRLLPVQLDVTRREDVFRVVEQAVDHFGRLDVVVNNAGTLSMGMVEEFTEDEARAAMETNFFGALWVSQAVLPVMRRRRSGRILQISSIAALGGFPMTGLYSASKFALEGMSEALAKEAASFGVKVSIVQPGGYWTDLYTAPAMASPVDAYAPLRQEMEQQWTEGSVDSDPALAAEALLKLADSEDPPLRLLLGSMVYDLAHDLTRQRLDGWADWEEVSRAAEKAIPMPVTPGT; the protein is encoded by the coding sequence ATGACCACCACCTCCCCTTCCCGCGTCTGGTTCATCACCGGTGCGAGCCGCGGCCTCGGCCGCGCCTTCACCGAAGCCGCCCTCGATCGCGGTGACCGGGTGGTCGCGGCCTCCCGCACCATCACCGCCGAGGCGACCGACCGGCTGCTGCCCGTCCAGCTCGACGTCACCCGGCGGGAGGACGTGTTCCGGGTCGTCGAGCAGGCCGTCGACCACTTCGGTCGCCTCGACGTCGTGGTCAACAACGCGGGCACCCTGTCCATGGGCATGGTCGAGGAGTTCACCGAGGACGAGGCCAGAGCGGCGATGGAGACGAACTTCTTCGGCGCGCTCTGGGTGAGCCAGGCTGTGCTACCGGTGATGCGGCGCCGGCGGTCCGGTCGCATCCTGCAGATTTCGAGCATCGCCGCGCTGGGCGGGTTCCCGATGACGGGTCTCTACAGCGCGAGCAAGTTCGCCCTGGAGGGCATGAGCGAGGCGCTGGCCAAGGAGGCGGCCTCGTTCGGCGTCAAGGTCAGCATCGTGCAGCCCGGCGGCTACTGGACCGACCTCTACACCGCACCCGCGATGGCCTCGCCGGTCGACGCCTACGCACCGCTGCGGCAGGAGATGGAGCAGCAGTGGACCGAGGGTTCGGTGGACAGCGATCCCGCGCTCGCCGCGGAGGCGCTGCTGAAACTCGCGGACAGCGAGGATCCGCCGTTGCGCCTGCTGCTCGGCAGCATGGTCTACGACCTGGCGCACGACCTCACGCGGCAGCGCCTGGACGGCTGGGCGGACTGGGAGGAGGTGAGCCGCGCGGCCGAGAAGGCGATTCCGATGCCGGTCACACCAGGAACGTGA
- a CDS encoding cytochrome P450, producing MGGRKIDRGPAGDGCPVRRGPDGTWRVTGYEQARAVLRSGGTVQAGLGIETVDKLPARFRRPVLYRDGPEHREHRRQTARFFTPRRVSEHYRDLMARIADEQLARLTRSGRAELPDLAFGLAIGVASEVVGLTESRPGIQHRLDRFFPEEFGRPGFTSLTGIRWFFRQMRNWLAIYVADVRPAVRARRRNRRDDLISHLLDEGCSAGEILGECLTFAAAGMVTTREFVSVAAWHLFTDDALRARYREADEDERIGLLHEILRTEPVIGGLKRRTTAPLRLDEDTIPPGELVEVRIDAANLEPCEAPGLSFGDGAHKCPGAHVAILETDVFLSRLFALPGLRMVSPPRVTVKAEIDSYELRNLVVAVVTSD from the coding sequence GTGGGCGGGCGGAAGATCGACCGCGGCCCGGCCGGGGACGGCTGCCCGGTGCGCCGCGGTCCGGACGGGACCTGGCGGGTGACGGGCTACGAGCAGGCCCGCGCGGTGCTGCGCAGCGGCGGAACCGTGCAGGCCGGCCTCGGCATCGAGACGGTCGACAAGCTGCCGGCGCGGTTCCGCCGTCCCGTGCTCTACCGCGACGGCCCGGAACACCGCGAACATCGCCGCCAGACGGCCCGCTTCTTCACGCCCCGCCGCGTCAGCGAGCACTACCGCGACCTGATGGCCCGCATCGCCGACGAGCAACTGGCGCGGCTGACCCGGAGCGGCCGCGCCGAACTGCCGGACCTGGCCTTCGGTCTCGCGATCGGCGTCGCCTCCGAGGTCGTCGGCCTCACCGAGAGCAGGCCGGGCATCCAGCACCGCCTGGACCGGTTCTTCCCCGAGGAGTTCGGGCGGCCCGGGTTCACCAGCCTGACCGGGATCCGCTGGTTCTTCCGCCAGATGCGCAACTGGCTCGCCATCTACGTCGCCGACGTCCGCCCGGCCGTGCGCGCCCGGCGCCGCAACCGCCGCGACGACCTCATCTCCCACCTGCTCGACGAGGGCTGCTCGGCGGGCGAAATCCTCGGCGAGTGCCTCACCTTCGCCGCCGCGGGCATGGTCACCACCCGCGAATTCGTGTCCGTCGCGGCCTGGCACCTGTTCACCGACGACGCCCTGCGCGCCCGCTACCGCGAAGCGGACGAGGACGAGCGGATCGGCCTGCTGCACGAGATCCTGCGCACCGAACCGGTCATCGGCGGGCTGAAACGGCGCACCACCGCGCCGCTCCGGCTCGACGAGGACACCATCCCGCCCGGCGAGCTCGTCGAGGTGCGGATAGACGCGGCCAACCTCGAGCCGTGCGAGGCGCCGGGGTTGTCCTTCGGCGACGGCGCGCACAAGTGCCCCGGAGCACACGTCGCGATCCTGGAGACCGACGTCTTCCTCAGCCGCCTGTTCGCCCTGCCCGGCCTGCGCATGGTGAGCCCGCCCCGGGTCACCGTGAAAGCCGAGATCGACAGCTACGAATTACGGAATCTGGTCGTGGCGGTCGTCACATCGGACTAG
- a CDS encoding phosphotransferase family protein codes for MPEAEILSPGELRALGAWMDRQGLPGGPVDDLAPIAGGTQNLMVSFRRGGRAYVLRSGPRHRRARSNDVLRREMRVLAALSGTAVPHPELIAACPEETVLPGAVFYLMEPVDGFNATVELPEPHAARPELRHEMGLAMADALAALSEVDHERAGLADFGRPQGFLERQVPRWLAELDSYAGHDGYPGPSLPGVEAVADWLAQCVPQRWSPGILHGDYHLANVLFDRRGATVAAIVDWEMSTIGDPLLDLGWLLATWPGTRPMLGWSGLATAGDLATEEEIVARYAASSGRDTSGLAWYAVLACFKLGIVLEGTHARACAGKAPRAIGDRLHAAAVGLFEQALDRIARS; via the coding sequence ATGCCGGAGGCCGAGATCCTGTCGCCGGGGGAGTTGCGCGCGCTCGGCGCGTGGATGGACCGCCAAGGGCTGCCGGGCGGGCCCGTCGATGACCTCGCGCCGATCGCCGGTGGCACTCAGAACCTGATGGTTTCGTTCCGCCGTGGCGGCCGGGCCTACGTCCTGCGCAGCGGTCCCCGGCACCGGCGGGCGCGCAGCAACGACGTGCTGCGCCGGGAGATGCGGGTGCTCGCCGCGCTGTCGGGCACCGCGGTGCCGCACCCGGAGCTGATCGCGGCCTGCCCGGAGGAGACCGTCCTGCCCGGCGCGGTCTTCTACCTGATGGAGCCGGTGGACGGGTTCAACGCGACCGTCGAACTGCCCGAGCCGCACGCCGCCCGCCCCGAGCTGCGGCACGAGATGGGGCTGGCGATGGCCGACGCGCTGGCGGCGCTGAGCGAAGTCGACCACGAGCGGGCCGGCCTGGCGGATTTCGGTCGCCCACAGGGGTTCCTCGAACGCCAGGTGCCGCGGTGGCTCGCGGAGCTCGATTCCTACGCGGGCCACGACGGTTACCCCGGGCCGAGCCTGCCGGGCGTGGAGGCGGTCGCCGACTGGCTCGCGCAATGTGTGCCCCAGCGGTGGTCGCCAGGCATCCTCCACGGCGACTACCACCTCGCGAACGTCCTGTTCGACCGCCGGGGCGCCACGGTCGCGGCCATCGTGGACTGGGAGATGAGCACGATCGGCGACCCGCTCCTCGACCTCGGCTGGCTGCTGGCCACGTGGCCCGGCACCCGCCCGATGCTCGGATGGAGCGGCCTCGCCACAGCCGGCGACCTCGCCACCGAGGAGGAGATCGTGGCCCGCTACGCCGCCAGCTCCGGACGGGACACCTCGGGACTCGCCTGGTACGCGGTGCTGGCGTGCTTCAAGCTGGGCATCGTGCTGGAAGGCACGCACGCGCGTGCCTGCGCCGGCAAGGCGCCACGCGCCATCGGAGACCGCCTCCACGCGGCGGCGGTCGGGTTGTTCGAGCAGGCGCTGGACCGCATCGCGCGTTCGTGA
- the ilvA gene encoding threonine ammonia-lyase IlvA, whose product MAAARFAGVIQPTPLHRNERLSLQHGVDVWLKREDLSAVRSYKGRGAYNLVSQLSPEERARGVVCASAGNHGQGVAFASAALGVLARVYLPRTTPRQKRDRVARLGGEHVQIVMHGDTYDDAAAAAQEYAASTGTTMIPAFDDPRTIAGQGTVVKEAIEQLGRAPDVVIVPVGGGGLLAGTLAWLRETHPEVRVIGAEPQGAASMALALEHGGPVAMETIDPFVDGAAVRLVGQHTYALAAERRPSMIAVPEGKICVEMLDLYQSDGIIAEPAGALSPAALGLDLDLEPGSTVLCIVSGGNNDVSRYAEIVERALIFEGRKHYFLVEFPQEPGALRRFLDDVLGPDDDITLFEYVKRNNRETGPALVGIELGSPDNLEPMMKRMAAGPHRIERVPPDSPLFTFLV is encoded by the coding sequence ATGGCGGCCGCCCGGTTCGCCGGGGTCATCCAGCCGACGCCACTGCACCGCAACGAACGGCTTTCGCTGCAGCACGGCGTGGACGTCTGGCTCAAGCGCGAGGACCTGTCCGCCGTCCGCTCCTACAAAGGCCGTGGCGCCTACAACCTGGTGAGCCAGCTCTCACCGGAGGAGCGCGCCCGCGGCGTCGTGTGCGCGAGCGCAGGCAACCACGGCCAGGGTGTGGCGTTCGCCTCAGCCGCCCTCGGGGTCCTCGCCCGCGTCTACTTGCCGCGCACCACCCCCCGGCAGAAGCGGGACCGCGTTGCCCGGCTGGGTGGTGAGCACGTGCAGATCGTGATGCACGGCGACACCTACGACGACGCTGCCGCCGCCGCGCAGGAGTACGCGGCGAGCACGGGCACGACGATGATCCCCGCGTTCGACGATCCGCGCACGATCGCCGGGCAGGGCACCGTCGTCAAGGAGGCCATCGAGCAGCTGGGCCGCGCCCCCGACGTCGTGATCGTGCCGGTCGGTGGCGGCGGCCTGCTCGCCGGAACCCTCGCCTGGCTCCGCGAGACCCACCCCGAGGTGCGGGTGATCGGCGCCGAGCCGCAGGGCGCGGCCAGCATGGCTCTCGCACTCGAGCACGGCGGCCCCGTCGCCATGGAGACCATCGACCCGTTCGTCGACGGCGCCGCCGTCCGGCTCGTCGGGCAGCACACCTACGCCCTCGCCGCCGAACGCCGACCGAGCATGATCGCCGTGCCCGAGGGCAAGATCTGCGTCGAGATGCTCGACCTCTACCAGTCCGACGGCATCATCGCCGAGCCCGCCGGCGCGTTGTCACCGGCAGCGCTCGGGCTGGACCTCGACCTGGAGCCGGGCTCGACCGTGCTGTGCATCGTCTCCGGCGGCAACAACGACGTCAGCCGCTACGCCGAGATCGTCGAGCGGGCCCTGATCTTCGAGGGGCGCAAGCACTACTTCCTCGTCGAGTTCCCGCAGGAGCCTGGCGCGCTCCGCCGCTTCCTCGACGACGTGCTCGGCCCCGACGACGACATCACGCTGTTCGAGTACGTCAAGCGCAACAACCGCGAGACCGGCCCGGCTCTGGTCGGCATCGAGCTGGGCTCGCCGGACAACCTCGAACCGATGATGAAGCGGATGGCGGCCGGTCCGCACCGCATCGAGCGCGTCCCGCCGGACAGCCCCCTGTTCACGTTCCTGGTGTGA
- a CDS encoding TetR/AcrR family transcriptional regulator: MSATTSTTRPGGRSARVRAAVHRAVVEFLAENPAEALTLPLIATRAGVHPTTLYRRWGSVADLMADVASSRFSGDIVVPDTGSLREDLQRWASDVATDLADPDVLAIMRAAIGSGPDGGCACTADRHAQLTAILDRERSRGGTAPETAHAADVLLGPLYYRAIFAGQPADPGWTTELVDTLLK, from the coding sequence ATGTCCGCCACCACCAGCACAACCCGTCCCGGCGGCCGGTCCGCGCGAGTGCGTGCCGCCGTGCACCGCGCCGTCGTGGAGTTCCTGGCCGAGAACCCCGCCGAGGCACTGACGCTGCCGTTGATCGCGACTCGCGCGGGCGTTCACCCGACCACGCTGTACCGGCGATGGGGGTCGGTCGCGGACTTGATGGCGGACGTGGCGAGCAGCCGGTTCAGCGGCGACATCGTCGTGCCGGACACCGGCTCGCTGCGCGAGGACCTGCAGCGGTGGGCGTCGGACGTGGCGACCGACCTCGCCGACCCGGACGTGTTGGCGATCATGCGGGCCGCGATCGGCTCAGGCCCGGATGGCGGCTGCGCGTGCACCGCGGACCGACACGCCCAGCTGACCGCGATCCTCGATCGCGAACGTTCCCGCGGCGGGACCGCGCCGGAGACCGCGCACGCCGCGGACGTCCTGCTCGGGCCGCTGTACTACCGGGCGATCTTCGCAGGTCAGCCCGCGGATCCCGGCTGGACGACCGAACTGGTCGACACGCTGCTGAAGTAA
- a CDS encoding DUF4396 domain-containing protein: MDHSTHQHTGHAEHAGHRPPATWAAAAQATLHCLTGCAIGEVLGMVIGTALGLHGVATVALAVALAFVFGYALTMRGVLKAGVPFRAALKVALAADTVSIAVMEILDNLVMVTVPGAMDAGLGNGLFWGALAFSLVVAFVLTTPVNKWMIGRGKGHAVVHQYHH; encoded by the coding sequence ATGGACCACTCGACGCACCAGCACACGGGGCACGCGGAGCACGCCGGGCACCGCCCGCCGGCCACCTGGGCCGCCGCGGCGCAGGCCACCCTGCACTGCCTCACCGGCTGCGCCATCGGCGAGGTGCTCGGCATGGTCATCGGCACCGCGCTCGGGCTGCACGGCGTCGCCACCGTCGCGCTCGCCGTGGCGCTCGCGTTCGTTTTCGGGTACGCGCTCACCATGCGCGGCGTGCTCAAGGCAGGCGTGCCCTTCCGGGCCGCGCTGAAGGTCGCACTCGCCGCCGACACCGTCTCGATCGCCGTGATGGAGATCCTGGACAACCTGGTCATGGTCACGGTGCCGGGAGCCATGGACGCCGGCCTCGGCAACGGCCTGTTCTGGGGCGCGCTGGCGTTCTCGCTGGTCGTGGCGTTCGTGCTGACCACACCGGTGAACAAGTGGATGATCGGGCGCGGCAAGGGGCACGCGGTCGTCCACCAGTACCACCACTGA